One region of Neorhodopirellula lusitana genomic DNA includes:
- a CDS encoding polyprenyl synthetase family protein, which yields MRVYQPIASDLKAVDARLHRELQSRYEALVPVLRHGTQLGGKRLRPALLLLSGIAAASPKESGSPNSPAPKVTSTEVASPKVASPDVASADQPSETKLSEDHIVMATVVEMVHTATLVHDDVLDNADTRRHVATINARWNNDTSILLGDYLFAQSFYLAATLPSTLACRWVGQAAQAVCEGELRQVLGRDWLDIDEETYLDMIRGKTAELTRVSCQLGANLSGADEATVAAFGTYGNDLGIAFQIADDYLDLWGDDSEVGKTLGTDLLQGKITLPLIRLLRHDDAAIASQAYEALQAEPEKRLEKIRPLLAQSDAAEYTRQVADRYRCSAIEAIQNLPASPALQSLINIANFSVDRRF from the coding sequence ATGCGGGTGTATCAGCCCATCGCCAGCGACTTAAAAGCGGTCGACGCGAGACTCCACCGCGAACTGCAATCGCGGTACGAAGCTCTGGTGCCCGTCCTAAGGCATGGCACCCAATTGGGTGGAAAGCGACTGCGTCCCGCCTTGCTCTTGTTGTCTGGCATCGCGGCCGCGTCTCCCAAGGAATCGGGATCGCCAAACAGCCCAGCCCCCAAAGTCACCTCCACCGAGGTTGCCTCCCCAAAAGTCGCGTCCCCCGATGTCGCATCCGCAGACCAGCCATCGGAGACTAAGCTCTCCGAAGATCACATCGTGATGGCGACGGTCGTCGAAATGGTTCACACCGCCACGCTCGTTCATGACGATGTTCTCGACAACGCGGACACCCGCCGGCACGTTGCCACCATCAACGCCCGCTGGAACAACGACACCAGCATTCTGTTAGGCGACTACCTGTTCGCCCAAAGTTTTTACTTGGCCGCAACACTCCCGTCGACGCTCGCGTGTCGCTGGGTCGGCCAAGCTGCCCAAGCGGTCTGTGAAGGTGAACTTCGTCAGGTACTGGGGCGAGATTGGCTCGACATCGACGAAGAAACCTACCTCGACATGATCCGAGGCAAGACCGCTGAGTTAACTCGCGTGTCGTGTCAATTAGGAGCCAACCTTAGCGGCGCTGACGAAGCCACCGTTGCCGCGTTTGGAACTTACGGAAACGACCTCGGCATTGCCTTCCAGATCGCCGACGATTACCTCGATTTGTGGGGCGACGACAGCGAAGTTGGCAAGACCCTTGGAACCGATTTGCTTCAAGGCAAAATCACGCTGCCATTAATTCGTCTACTCCGGCACGACGACGCTGCCATCGCCAGCCAAGCCTACGAAGCCTTGCAAGCGGAACCGGAAAAACGACTTGAAAAGATTCGCCCACTGCTCGCCCAGAGCGACGCAGCCGAATACACGCGTCAAGTCGCCGACCGCTATCGCTGCAGTGCCATCGAAGCGATCCAAAACCTACCGGCCTCGCCAGCACTTCAGTCGCTCATCAACATCGCCAACTTCTCAGTCGACCGCCGCTTTTAG
- a CDS encoding sulfatase-like hydrolase/transferase, whose protein sequence is MLNALRIGFAALALVLVTGSDSVQSNEQPNIVLILADDVGIEGLECYGGTSYATPRLNELAAAGIRFTQAYSQPLCTPTRVELLTGMDNHRNWKSFGILDPNATTFAHKFKRIGYATAIFGKWQLRSYDPPDYPGAAERRDGGMHPKDAGFDEYALYHAGHTEAKGSRYANPTMLEGVAGEEGELRTYQGGYGEDVWVGKTIDFLDRHRAEPSMVYYPMALPHWPMVPTPNSDDWDPTVDPQPVSVDYAADMIEYMDTAVGNLVDGLTSKGLIENTLILFYSDNGTHVDVASQMADGRMIQGGKASPLQTGVHVPLIAYWPGKIAPGVSDRIVDASDFFPTLLEIAGERGTDAASTDGISFAKVLFPADDSLSDPRRESAFFWYDPRPGWDKERFDRHVFAINHHFKRFRDGRLFRLTDRPLEEILVSPENMTAEELAASTELAKVIENQMSGVEEPPLVNAFGDPL, encoded by the coding sequence ATGCTGAACGCTTTAAGGATTGGTTTTGCGGCGTTGGCGTTGGTTTTAGTCACTGGATCGGACTCGGTGCAGTCGAATGAGCAGCCCAACATTGTTTTGATTCTGGCGGACGATGTAGGGATTGAGGGGCTGGAGTGCTACGGTGGTACGTCGTACGCCACGCCTCGATTAAACGAATTGGCTGCCGCGGGGATTCGTTTCACGCAAGCTTATTCTCAACCTCTATGCACACCCACTCGCGTCGAGTTGTTGACGGGGATGGACAATCATCGGAATTGGAAGTCGTTCGGTATCTTAGATCCGAATGCGACGACATTCGCTCACAAGTTTAAACGCATCGGCTATGCAACTGCGATCTTTGGGAAATGGCAATTGCGTTCGTATGATCCGCCAGACTACCCCGGTGCTGCCGAACGACGAGACGGTGGCATGCATCCCAAGGACGCTGGTTTCGATGAGTACGCGTTGTATCACGCTGGGCATACCGAGGCCAAAGGTTCGCGATACGCCAACCCTACCATGTTGGAAGGCGTCGCCGGTGAAGAAGGCGAGCTGCGTACCTATCAAGGTGGATACGGTGAAGACGTTTGGGTAGGGAAGACGATTGACTTTCTGGACCGTCATCGCGCTGAACCATCAATGGTTTACTACCCAATGGCGTTGCCACACTGGCCAATGGTGCCCACGCCCAACAGTGACGATTGGGATCCAACGGTAGATCCTCAACCGGTCTCGGTTGATTACGCTGCCGACATGATCGAGTACATGGATACTGCGGTTGGCAACTTGGTTGACGGGCTTACCAGCAAAGGTCTGATTGAGAACACGCTGATCCTGTTCTATAGCGACAATGGAACGCACGTGGACGTGGCATCACAAATGGCTGACGGGCGCATGATTCAAGGCGGGAAAGCGTCGCCACTGCAAACCGGCGTGCATGTTCCGTTGATCGCGTATTGGCCCGGTAAGATTGCGCCGGGGGTCAGTGATCGGATCGTTGACGCGTCTGATTTCTTTCCAACGCTATTGGAAATCGCGGGTGAACGAGGCACTGATGCTGCCTCGACGGATGGAATCAGTTTCGCAAAGGTGCTGTTTCCAGCGGATGATTCACTCTCGGATCCTAGACGCGAATCTGCTTTCTTTTGGTACGACCCGCGACCGGGTTGGGATAAAGAGAGATTCGATCGCCACGTATTTGCGATCAATCATCACTTCAAACGATTCCGCGACGGACGCCTGTTCCGCTTGACTGATCGCCCGCTCGAGGAAATTTTGGTGTCGCCCGAAAACATGACGGCGGAAGAACTCGCCGCGAGTACGGAACTGGCGAAGGTGATCGAGAACCAGATGAGTGGAGTCGAAGAACCACCGCTGGTGAACGCCTTTGGCGACCCTCTGTAG
- a CDS encoding ATP-dependent zinc protease family protein: MTESSSDDSTQSIDRVSSSSHSLKVIGWREWVALPGLNVRRIKAKIDTGARSSSIHAFDVEPYIGEGVERVRFSIHPAQSRDDYVVNADVPILERRHVRSSNGEVSERIVILTELVILGRSMQVDLTLANRDAMGFRMLVGREAIRRRFLVDPSASFMAGRIHRKKH, encoded by the coding sequence ATGACCGAATCCTCATCCGACGACAGCACGCAATCGATTGATCGCGTCAGCTCGTCAAGCCACTCCTTGAAAGTCATCGGATGGCGAGAATGGGTGGCACTTCCCGGACTGAACGTTCGACGGATTAAAGCCAAGATCGATACCGGTGCGAGATCCAGCTCAATTCATGCTTTTGACGTTGAGCCGTACATCGGCGAAGGAGTGGAACGCGTCCGCTTTTCGATCCACCCTGCACAATCTCGCGACGACTATGTCGTCAACGCAGATGTCCCAATCCTAGAACGACGACACGTCCGCAGCAGCAACGGTGAAGTCAGCGAACGCATCGTCATCCTCACGGAACTCGTGATCCTAGGACGAAGTATGCAGGTCGATCTCACCCTCGCTAACCGCGACGCGATGGGCTTCCGAATGCTGGTGGGCCGCGAGGCGATCCGCCGCCGCTTCTTGGTCGACCCCAGCGCTTCGTTCATGGCTGGCCGGATTCACCGAAAGAAGCACTAG
- a CDS encoding RimK family alpha-L-glutamate ligase yields the protein MKLAILSCSPKCYSTRRLLEAAKQRGAEGKVLNTLKFAIDLEQGEPDLYYRSKHLSDYDAILPRIGASITYFGTAVVRQFEQMDVFSANSSAGITNSRDKLRSLQILSRHQIGIPQTAFVRDRKDILPAIERVGGAPVIIKLLEGTQGVGVILAESVKVAEAIIETLHSTRQNVLVQRFVAESKGRDIRAFVVGDRVVAAMRRVAQGTEFRSNVHRGGVTEAVELDDTFAETAVRAAQIMGLKVAGVDMLEGKDGPQVMEVNSSPGLEGIESCTKLDIAGAIIDYMAAQVDFPEVDVRQRLTVSRGYGVTEIHVPDGSEFVGKTIDESGLPEQDINVLTLYRGTTVIPNPRLKRTLEPNDRMLCFGKLESMRSMVPAKVRKQRSPKVKSLPASAKQIQDEISAS from the coding sequence ATGAAGCTCGCAATCTTATCCTGTAGCCCCAAGTGCTACTCCACTCGGCGACTACTCGAAGCGGCAAAGCAACGCGGCGCCGAAGGCAAAGTCCTCAACACGCTGAAGTTCGCAATCGACCTCGAACAAGGCGAGCCCGACCTGTACTACCGCAGCAAGCATCTCAGCGATTACGACGCGATCCTGCCACGCATCGGGGCATCGATCACTTATTTCGGAACCGCGGTGGTCCGCCAGTTCGAGCAAATGGATGTGTTCAGTGCGAACTCGTCCGCCGGCATCACGAACTCACGCGACAAGCTACGTAGCCTTCAAATCCTCAGTCGCCACCAGATCGGCATCCCGCAAACCGCGTTCGTGCGAGACCGCAAAGACATCCTGCCCGCAATTGAACGAGTTGGTGGGGCACCCGTCATCATCAAATTGCTCGAAGGCACCCAAGGTGTCGGCGTGATCCTGGCTGAATCCGTCAAGGTTGCCGAAGCGATTATCGAAACCCTACACAGCACCCGCCAAAATGTTCTGGTGCAACGCTTTGTTGCCGAGAGTAAAGGACGCGACATTCGTGCGTTTGTCGTCGGCGACCGAGTCGTCGCGGCCATGCGCCGCGTCGCGCAGGGCACCGAGTTTCGCAGCAACGTGCACCGCGGCGGCGTGACTGAAGCGGTCGAACTGGACGACACTTTCGCCGAGACCGCAGTCCGGGCAGCTCAGATCATGGGCTTGAAAGTAGCTGGCGTCGATATGCTCGAAGGCAAAGACGGGCCCCAAGTCATGGAAGTCAATTCCTCACCGGGACTCGAAGGTATCGAAAGCTGCACGAAGCTGGATATCGCCGGAGCGATCATCGACTACATGGCCGCTCAAGTTGACTTCCCCGAAGTCGACGTCCGACAACGATTGACCGTTAGCCGTGGCTACGGAGTGACCGAAATTCACGTCCCCGATGGGTCAGAATTTGTTGGCAAGACGATCGACGAATCGGGGCTGCCCGAACAAGACATCAACGTGCTGACGCTCTATCGCGGCACCACCGTGATCCCGAATCCCCGGCTCAAGCGGACCCTGGAACCCAACGATCGCATGCTGTGCTTCGGCAAGCTGGAATCGATGCGGAGCATGGTGCCAGCCAAGGTTCGCAAACAACGCAGCCCGAAGGTGAAGTCCCTTCCCGCTTCAGCGAAGCAAATCCAGGACGAAATCTCGGCGAGTTAA
- a CDS encoding O-linked GlcNAc transferase → MTIPLTNFRMTAGSVRKRIANQRIGSIACILAAVVIPMAILARVEAAEVRPGNPSAVSPKTDLAMQVSGAASGSSGDLIVSDELAGRGKPQRGSQRAEGSKVGPGTLGDTEFSIRGRSTIELWQNRDQYRPLVLKALRSSELETAERARWVVDRWRRGILADTDPSLSQSLALLMPVEAIELLLESADFASATIAMQEAEGTLEFEAIANRVAMTLDLRFPVYARRAIQLERQMDLLRFLDLAATTKETVVCRRDWAAYVLGESGQELPLPNWDAWDPAKAAETKCLLNLLDGEYELAIAEAKRADELTKLEADGGTGLLGLASEVTPSRPNSLVRVVRMLQSDWQAMADESAVVAKQLRASRLSAKNNSADADALPAWAKPESSVLGLRASELRHWSDVLIGASRADDTELVELAVNGLAFEGVDDVNDLSDDGAGDGSAGELGEEERAEDNFDAEDSGDPSLNEKSGDAALPDDVQKLAWRTLLIHGYVDETLAWVGEIDPADAALIASSASRWNDAIKLVGFDAGLIDTQLESWIDDAVRRQRQLFDEMSSDDLDVASRATMRVPSGVDPKVESLFALVRLLLSVGRDDAAWRIADKLSQEGLSCKRGSRAGTYLVRDYVLLTLLMTNKTDWMFELAFRDWEEEPTLVSQSLVARLTIVEDYQVLMILSAMVNLHDPDISPRESFKIACELARAEVVDRQTHGDWIPILYQQLRDGTLRKAVASDPQLVAFLQPLNRVWSDLFLAYGRRDLAEPILRSLAATGNVESILALAQDYRLSDRSASDESLDAAYETIWQIVSSPQSDVDSRYTDDVSSGVVAVAGQVRLARDRGDTNTAGRLLDDLRAMACTPSTDLRQSIADLLADLGQWEDAHSTYQSLLMMTAINSDETQSLLDITRSYQRFASEATKHEVEHTESAIETRAAEEVGKYERDLRRDAIHWFDLAFAGTLASFDYRARLYLVYPQMIARERLEVALAERAAAMQIGEEIPIADQVQGAGNGSDQDAAKLDQDAAKPIVKLVEQLQRFDSMDITTGESIMPELRRLGLGKIADLFLADVQQAATDHLARFPTDAMTANNVAWSAAVNDFKLPEILELSRKAVWMEPDSAIYRDTLAEILARMGQKDQALLIEKGCVLDDPGQWHLHEQINRFQNHPKQR, encoded by the coding sequence ATGACGATCCCACTTACGAACTTCCGAATGACGGCTGGTTCGGTCCGAAAGCGAATCGCGAATCAGAGAATTGGCTCGATCGCCTGCATTTTGGCGGCGGTCGTGATTCCCATGGCGATCCTTGCCCGAGTTGAGGCTGCGGAAGTTCGGCCGGGGAATCCATCAGCGGTGTCACCCAAGACTGATCTGGCGATGCAGGTCTCTGGTGCAGCTTCGGGTAGCAGCGGCGATTTAATTGTGAGTGATGAGCTTGCCGGGCGAGGCAAGCCGCAACGAGGGAGCCAACGTGCCGAAGGATCCAAAGTGGGGCCGGGGACGTTGGGGGATACCGAGTTTTCAATTCGCGGTCGGTCGACTATTGAGCTATGGCAGAACCGCGACCAATATCGACCGCTGGTATTGAAAGCACTTCGCAGTAGCGAGTTGGAAACGGCGGAGCGAGCTCGATGGGTAGTTGATCGTTGGCGACGTGGGATTTTGGCTGACACGGATCCAAGTCTGAGTCAATCGTTGGCTCTGCTAATGCCGGTCGAAGCGATTGAGCTATTGCTGGAGTCGGCGGACTTTGCTTCGGCGACGATCGCAATGCAGGAAGCCGAAGGGACGCTGGAATTTGAGGCGATTGCCAATCGCGTTGCCATGACTTTGGATCTGAGGTTTCCTGTCTATGCACGCCGTGCGATCCAGTTGGAGCGGCAGATGGATTTGCTGCGGTTTTTGGATTTGGCCGCGACAACGAAAGAAACCGTGGTGTGTCGGCGTGATTGGGCGGCTTACGTGCTGGGCGAATCGGGTCAGGAGTTGCCACTGCCCAACTGGGACGCGTGGGATCCGGCTAAAGCCGCTGAAACAAAGTGTTTGTTGAACTTGTTGGACGGAGAATACGAGTTGGCGATCGCGGAAGCCAAGCGGGCTGACGAGTTGACGAAGTTGGAAGCGGACGGTGGTACAGGGTTGCTTGGGCTGGCGAGTGAGGTGACACCGTCGCGTCCGAATTCACTGGTTCGTGTTGTTCGCATGCTGCAGTCCGACTGGCAAGCCATGGCGGATGAATCGGCAGTTGTGGCGAAACAACTTCGAGCAAGTCGATTGAGTGCGAAAAACAATTCGGCGGATGCCGATGCCCTGCCGGCGTGGGCGAAACCTGAAAGCTCGGTCTTGGGTTTGCGTGCTAGCGAACTGCGGCATTGGTCGGATGTATTGATTGGTGCATCGCGTGCGGACGACACAGAGCTAGTTGAACTGGCCGTGAATGGATTGGCGTTTGAAGGTGTCGATGATGTCAACGATTTAAGTGATGATGGTGCTGGCGATGGCAGTGCTGGCGAGTTGGGTGAGGAGGAGCGAGCTGAAGACAATTTCGATGCGGAAGACTCAGGCGATCCATCGCTGAATGAGAAGTCGGGTGATGCTGCCCTGCCCGATGACGTCCAGAAGCTTGCTTGGCGAACCTTGTTGATTCATGGTTACGTTGATGAGACGCTTGCCTGGGTGGGCGAGATTGATCCGGCTGACGCGGCATTGATCGCGTCGTCTGCGTCACGTTGGAACGATGCGATCAAGCTGGTGGGGTTTGATGCCGGGCTAATTGATACTCAGCTGGAATCCTGGATCGATGATGCCGTGCGGCGGCAGCGTCAGCTGTTTGATGAAATGTCATCTGACGACCTCGATGTCGCGAGTCGAGCTACGATGCGTGTTCCGTCAGGCGTTGATCCTAAGGTGGAATCTTTGTTTGCGTTAGTCCGACTGTTGTTATCCGTTGGGCGCGACGATGCGGCTTGGCGAATCGCCGACAAGCTTTCGCAGGAAGGTTTGTCATGCAAACGCGGCAGCCGTGCGGGGACTTACCTGGTTCGTGATTACGTGCTGTTGACGTTGTTGATGACCAACAAAACGGACTGGATGTTTGAACTTGCGTTCCGGGATTGGGAAGAAGAGCCGACGTTGGTGAGCCAGAGCTTGGTCGCTCGTCTGACGATCGTGGAAGACTATCAAGTCTTGATGATCTTGTCGGCGATGGTGAATTTGCACGACCCCGATATTTCGCCACGTGAATCGTTCAAAATCGCGTGTGAGCTTGCCAGAGCGGAAGTGGTTGACCGGCAAACTCATGGGGACTGGATTCCCATTCTCTACCAGCAGTTACGAGACGGAACCCTGCGAAAAGCGGTTGCGAGTGACCCGCAACTTGTGGCGTTTTTACAGCCACTGAATCGTGTTTGGAGCGATCTGTTTTTAGCGTACGGGCGGCGTGATCTGGCTGAGCCGATTCTTCGTAGCCTGGCGGCTACCGGGAACGTGGAATCGATTCTGGCTCTTGCTCAGGACTATCGTTTAAGCGACCGGTCGGCGTCCGACGAGTCGCTTGATGCCGCCTACGAAACGATTTGGCAGATTGTGTCGTCGCCTCAAAGTGATGTGGACTCGCGTTACACCGACGACGTGTCATCCGGCGTGGTCGCGGTGGCTGGGCAGGTACGTCTGGCGAGAGATCGGGGTGATACGAACACGGCGGGGCGTCTGTTAGATGATTTGCGAGCGATGGCCTGTACCCCGTCAACGGACTTGCGACAAAGCATCGCTGACCTATTGGCGGACCTGGGGCAATGGGAGGACGCTCATTCGACCTATCAGTCACTGTTGATGATGACGGCAATCAATTCGGATGAAACGCAGTCATTGCTGGACATCACTCGCAGTTACCAAAGGTTCGCGAGTGAGGCAACCAAGCACGAGGTGGAGCACACCGAATCCGCGATCGAAACCCGAGCGGCGGAAGAGGTCGGGAAATACGAGCGGGACCTACGCCGCGATGCGATTCACTGGTTCGATTTGGCGTTTGCGGGGACACTGGCGTCGTTCGACTACCGTGCTCGACTCTATCTGGTCTATCCGCAAATGATTGCACGGGAGCGATTGGAGGTGGCCTTGGCGGAGAGAGCGGCCGCGATGCAAATCGGTGAAGAAATACCGATCGCGGATCAAGTGCAAGGTGCGGGAAATGGATCGGACCAGGATGCCGCGAAGCTAGACCAGGACGCCGCGAAGCCAATTGTGAAACTCGTGGAACAACTTCAGCGATTTGATTCCATGGACATCACGACTGGGGAGTCCATCATGCCGGAGTTGCGACGGTTGGGGTTGGGGAAAATTGCGGATCTTTTTTTGGCGGATGTCCAGCAAGCTGCGACCGACCATTTGGCTCGCTTTCCGACCGATGCAATGACAGCAAATAACGTCGCTTGGTCTGCGGCGGTGAACGATTTCAAGTTGCCCGAGATTCTCGAATTGTCGCGAAAAGCGGTGTGGATGGAGCCGGATAGTGCTATTTACCGAGACACACTGGCTGAAATCCTGGCACGAATGGGACAGAAGGATCAGGCTCTGTTAATTGAAAAGGGGTGTGTGCTGGATGATCCTGGCCAGTGGCACCTTCATGAGCAAATAAATCGGTTCCAGAATCATCCGAAACAACGTTGA
- a CDS encoding sugar phosphate isomerase/epimerase family protein: MAEISIAVRLDSIPGVRPNAASLRRALSQARAMGASSVEICGRGLIDVSELSDTGVRTLRKILDDLSLQVASIRFPTLHGFDRVEDLDRRIDATKQAMRTAYRLGAPLVVNQIGPVPKPPQSTQSSGSASGSSPMVVGEMPPEGLSMEQAAAWASSMARASGLGASGAVDTGTNGAGPRGGSRSGGAEAVDPRWDTMRSVLEDLGRFGARVGAFFAAETGTEPGEYLAKLIDTSAESYIAVALNPGQLIINRHSVSDAIAALGDRIRIVNAVDGVVDLSAGRGVAVPVGQGTADFPSLLGQLEDIPYRGPFVVGRPEMPAATAVNELVQSVNYLKNL; the protein is encoded by the coding sequence ATGGCTGAAATCAGTATCGCCGTGCGACTCGATTCGATTCCCGGCGTCCGCCCCAATGCTGCGTCCTTACGCCGTGCTCTCTCTCAGGCTCGCGCCATGGGGGCGAGCAGCGTGGAAATCTGCGGACGGGGACTCATCGACGTATCTGAATTATCGGACACGGGCGTGCGAACCTTGCGGAAAATTCTGGATGATCTGAGTTTGCAAGTTGCATCGATTCGCTTTCCGACCCTGCATGGCTTTGATCGAGTAGAAGATCTGGATCGGCGAATTGACGCCACAAAGCAAGCAATGCGAACCGCTTATCGGCTAGGCGCACCTTTGGTGGTGAACCAGATCGGGCCCGTTCCCAAGCCACCTCAATCGACCCAGTCGAGTGGTTCGGCGTCCGGATCGTCACCGATGGTGGTGGGGGAAATGCCACCGGAGGGCCTGAGTATGGAACAGGCTGCTGCTTGGGCGAGTTCGATGGCTCGCGCTTCTGGATTGGGTGCGTCGGGGGCAGTGGACACCGGAACCAATGGCGCGGGGCCGCGAGGAGGCAGTCGTTCAGGGGGGGCTGAGGCGGTCGATCCTCGATGGGATACGATGCGTTCGGTCCTGGAGGATCTCGGGCGATTTGGAGCACGTGTGGGTGCGTTTTTTGCTGCCGAAACGGGCACGGAACCTGGGGAGTATTTGGCGAAGCTAATCGACACCAGTGCAGAGTCGTACATCGCGGTTGCCCTCAATCCGGGGCAGTTGATCATCAATCGTCACAGTGTCTCGGATGCGATCGCTGCCCTTGGCGACCGAATTCGGATCGTTAACGCGGTGGATGGCGTCGTGGATTTGTCGGCCGGACGTGGTGTGGCGGTTCCCGTGGGGCAAGGCACGGCGGATTTCCCGTCCTTGCTGGGACAGCTCGAGGATATTCCGTATCGAGGCCCCTTCGTGGTGGGGCGTCCAGAAATGCCGGCCGCGACCGCCGTCAATGAGCTGGTACAGAGCGTGAACTACCTGAAGAATCTGTGA
- a CDS encoding 6-phosphofructokinase has product MADLAHHNLDIKRVAILFAGGPAPAANAVISTAAFSFLEEGAQVFGIKHGYSRLAEYTAAGPLREGDDYIRFTHDTLTHARSSRGIMIGTARTNPGKHVSAPEHLKDPELVAPLRRVYEGLCSLEVDALISIGGDDTLKTANKLKMFQDNLPGDARRFPVIHLPKTIDNDYSGIDFTFGFFTAVETLAEEIRNLNFDAAAGRAYFLCEAMGRSAGWLAYGAAIAGEASMVLSVEDITGALADEEVVNADTNETRKVMAVDRVIDRMVDMMLAREREGRQYGTIVIAEGMAEFLPAKYLEGVSRDDHGHINISSINLSSLISGLIAERYTERTGRTRKVNGLQLGYESRCAPPQAYDVMLGSQLGVGAYRALVEEKLNGVMVSVSGQFDLHFVPFEELVDPQTLVTKVRFIEQNSDFHKLARFLETCIDN; this is encoded by the coding sequence GTGGCAGATCTGGCTCATCACAACTTGGACATCAAACGCGTTGCCATTTTGTTTGCAGGTGGCCCTGCCCCGGCTGCCAATGCGGTGATCAGCACGGCTGCATTCTCGTTTCTTGAGGAAGGTGCTCAGGTCTTCGGAATCAAGCATGGTTACAGCCGTTTGGCTGAATACACCGCTGCCGGACCGTTGCGTGAAGGTGACGACTACATTCGGTTCACCCACGACACGCTGACGCATGCACGCAGCAGCCGTGGGATCATGATTGGCACCGCGCGTACCAATCCTGGCAAACACGTCAGTGCTCCCGAGCATCTGAAGGATCCAGAGTTGGTTGCTCCCCTTCGTCGTGTTTACGAAGGGCTTTGCTCGCTGGAAGTGGACGCGTTGATCTCGATCGGTGGTGACGACACGCTGAAGACTGCCAACAAGCTGAAGATGTTCCAGGACAATTTGCCGGGCGATGCTCGTCGGTTCCCTGTGATTCACTTGCCTAAGACGATCGACAACGATTATTCCGGTATCGATTTCACGTTCGGTTTCTTTACCGCCGTTGAAACGTTGGCTGAAGAAATTCGCAACCTGAACTTTGATGCCGCTGCCGGTCGTGCGTACTTCTTGTGCGAAGCGATGGGCCGCAGTGCGGGTTGGCTTGCCTACGGTGCTGCGATTGCGGGTGAGGCCAGCATGGTGTTGAGCGTCGAAGATATCACGGGTGCGCTTGCCGATGAAGAAGTGGTCAACGCGGACACGAATGAGACCCGCAAGGTGATGGCGGTCGATCGAGTGATTGACCGAATGGTTGACATGATGCTCGCTCGCGAACGGGAAGGTCGCCAATACGGAACGATCGTGATTGCCGAAGGCATGGCCGAGTTCTTGCCAGCGAAGTATCTCGAAGGCGTTAGTCGCGATGATCATGGCCATATCAACATTTCGTCTATCAATCTGTCGTCGTTGATTTCCGGACTGATTGCGGAACGTTATACCGAACGCACCGGTCGGACTCGCAAGGTGAATGGACTCCAACTCGGTTACGAATCGCGTTGTGCTCCACCGCAGGCTTACGACGTCATGCTTGGATCACAGCTGGGCGTGGGTGCGTACCGGGCGCTTGTGGAAGAGAAGTTGAACGGCGTCATGGTTTCGGTGTCCGGTCAGTTCGATCTGCACTTCGTGCCTTTTGAGGAACTTGTTGACCCACAAACGTTGGTGACCAAGGTTCGCTTCATTGAACAGAATTCTGATTTCCACAAGCTCGCTCGTTTCCTGGAAACCTGCATTGATAACTAG